The following coding sequences are from one Salvelinus namaycush isolate Seneca chromosome 23, SaNama_1.0, whole genome shotgun sequence window:
- the LOC120018857 gene encoding G-protein coupled receptor 4-like has translation MHLQNMRTMCNISFCNVDSKIDQYFQPTLYIIVIVLGLPTNCMALWAAYLQVKQKNELGIYLINLSLADLFYIGTLPLWIDYFLQHDDWIHGQNSCKLFGFIFYTNIYVSIAFLCCISIDRYLAVAYPLKFAKVRRVKTAVLVSSVVWTIEIVANSAPLFHDELFQDRFNHTFCFEKYPMQDWVAGMNLYRTFLGFLVPWLIMLGAYRGILRAVRGNVSTECHEKAKIKRLALSLILIVLLCFGPYHVLLLCRSILFLQKPCDCGAEEDLFAAYHVALALTSLNCVADPILYCFVNEGARHDVGHALTTLLAVFKRNSPAPADALAAGSFTLETPLSTKKQLGLYSEVKASTYKTELVALKEECLQMTILSVKK, from the coding sequence ATGCACCTACAGAATATGAGGACAATGTGCAACATTTCCTTCTGTAATGTGGACTCGAAGATCGACCAGTACTTCCAGCCTACGCTGTACATCATTGTCATCGTCCTGGGCCTGCCCACCAACTGCATGGCTCTGTGGGCAGCTTACTTGCAGGTGAAGCAGAAAAACGAGCTGGGCATCTACTTGATCAACCTCTCCTTGGCTGACCTCTTCTACATCGGCACCCTGCCCCTATGGATCGACTACTTCCTCCAGCACGACGACTGGATTCATGGCCAGAATTCCTGCAAGCTCTTCGGCTTCATCTTCTACACCAACATCTACGTCAGCATCGCCTTCCTCTGCTGCATTTCCATCGACCGATACCTGGCCGTGGCCTACCCGCTCAAGTTCGCCAAGGTCCGGCGGGTGAAAACTGCCGTGCTGGTCAGTTCCGTGGTGTGGACCATTGAGATAGTGGCCAACTCTGCGCCACTCTTCCACGACGAGCTCTTCCAGGACCGTTTCAACCACACCTTCTGCTTCGAGAAGTACCCCATGCAAGACTGGGTGGCGGGCATGAACCTTTACCGGACCTTTCTGGGTTTCCTGGTGCCCTGGCTGATCATGCTGGGTGCGTACCGGGGCATTCTGCGGGCGGTGCGTGGCAATGTGTCCACGGAGTGTCACGAGAAGGCGAAGATCAAGCGCCTGGCGCTGAGCCTAATCCTGATCGTATTGCTGTGCTTCGGGCCATACCACGTGCTCCTGCTGTGTCGCAGCATCCTCTTCCTCCAGAAGCCCTGCGACTGTGGCGCAGAGGAGGACCTGTTTGCAGCCTACCACGTGGCGCTGGCGCTcaccagcctgaactgtgtggcTGACCCCATCCTCTACTGTTTTGTTAACGAGGGCGCACGACATGACGTCGGTCACGCACTCACCACCCTGCTTGCCGTCTTCAAGCGGAACTCGCCCGCGCCAGCTGACGCACTGGCAGCTGGATCTTTCACCTTGGAGACACCACTGTCCACCAAAAAGCAGCTGGGCCTGTACAGCGAGGTCAAGGCCAGCACCTACAAGACAGAGCTGGTGGCCCTCAAAGAGGAGTGTCTTCAGATGACCATACTCAGTGTTAAGAAATGA